In Hevea brasiliensis isolate MT/VB/25A 57/8 chromosome 13, ASM3005281v1, whole genome shotgun sequence, a single genomic region encodes these proteins:
- the LOC131171855 gene encoding cinnamoyl-CoA reductase 1-like, with protein MSIQNKEPVCVTGANGFIGSYLVRTLITHGYTTIHASIYPSSDASHLFHLLPSAAYSNVQLRIFEADVLDYDAVAKAVEGCRGVFHVASPCTLEDPKDPQKELVLPAVQGTINVLQAAKNFGVRRVVVTSSISALVPNPNWPAGKVFDESSWTDIDYCKSRQKWYPVSKTLAEKEAWDFAKKHGMNLVTIHPATCLGPLLQPSLNASCAVLKQLLEGSEDTQEYHWLGAVHVKDVAESQILLFETPTASGRYLCTNGIYQFGDFAERVSKLFPEFPVHRFVGETQPGLTTCKDAAKRLIEMGLVFTPVEDAIQDTVESLKAKGFLKHKMSTS; from the exons ATGTCGATCCAAAACAAAGAGCCAGTCTGCGTCACTGGAGCCAATGGCTTCATTGGATCGTACCTGGTCCGGACCCTCATAACCCATGGCTACACCACCATCCACGCCTCCATCTACCCCTCCTCCGATGCCTCCCACCTCTTCCACCTACTCCCTTCCGCCGCCTACTCTAACGTCCAACTTCGTATCTTCGAGGCCGACGTTCTTGACTACGACGCCGTTGCCAAGGCCGTTGAGGGCTGTCGGGGGGTTTTCCACGTGGCCTCTCCCTGTACGCTAGAGGACCCTAAGGACCCGCAGAAGGAGCTTGTATTGCCTGCGGTGCAGGGCACGATTAATGTGCTGCAGGCTGCCAAGAACTTCGGTGTGAGGCGCGTGGTGGTCACGTCGTCTATTTCGGCGTTGGTTCCTAATCCTAATTGGCCGGCCGGTAAAGTGTTTGATGAGTCGTCGTGGACTGACATCGATTACTGCAAGTCTCGTCAG AAGTGGTATCCAGTGTCAAAGACACTGGCAGAGAAAGAAGCGTGGGACTTTGCAAAGAAGCATGGAATGAATCTGGTGACAATCCATCCTGCTACATGTCTAGGCCCACTGTTGCAGCCTAGTCTGAATGCTAGCTGTGCTGTGTTGAAGCAATTGTTGGAGGGATCAGAAGACACTCAGGAATATCACTGGTTGGGAGCTGTGCATGTCAAAGATGTGGCTGAGTCACAAATTTTGCTGTTTGAGACTCCTACTGCTTCTGGTAGATATCTATGCACAAATGGTATTTATCAATTTGGTGATTTTGCAGAGAGGGTTTCCAAGCTCTTCCCTGAGTTTCCTGTTCACAG GTTTGTTGGGGAAACTCAACCGGGCCTGACAACTTGCAAAGATGCTGCCAAGAGATTAATTGAGATGGGGCTAGTTTTCACTCCAGTTGAAGATGCCATCCAGGACACGGTGGAAAGTCTAAAGGCTAAAGGATTCCTAAAGCACAAAATGTCAACATCATAG
- the LOC110660046 gene encoding uncharacterized protein LOC110660046 → MNSPTGSSRSWSISEDSLRRYVYFASESCIQDLLSASDSNRFGNGNDGWKVVTLDNGVEISKRRSGSFHTFRSRWLLRSVSPQQFITVANAIDAARQWDPDLVEARYIKDLEENLCIIRLRFGENSKPLFRNREFIVYERRETMEDGTLVVAVASLPKEIAAGLHPKQNNAIRGLLLQSGWVVEKLEDDSCMVTYVVQLDPAGWLPKCFVNRLNTKLVMIIENLRKIAQNCPTGGDT, encoded by the exons ATGAACAGTCCAACAGGTAGCAGCAGGTCCTG GTCCATTAGTGAGGACTCTCTAAGAAGGTACGTGTACTTTGCGAGCGAAAGCTGCATACAGGATTTGCTATCAGCTTCTGACTCCAACAGGTTTGGAAATGGCAATGATGGATGGAAGGTTGTAACTCTAGACAATGGGGTTGAGATATCAAAACGCAGGTCTGGTTCATTCCACACCTTTCGTAGCAGGTGGCTGCTAAGATCAGTCTCTCCACAACAATTCATCACTGTTGCAAATGCCATTGATGCTGCAAGG CAATGGGATCCTGACCTGGTGGAAGCAAGATACATAAAAGATCTTGAAGAAAATTTGTGCATAATTCGCCTCAGGTTCGGAGAGAACTCTAAACCTCTATTCAGAAACAGAGAATTCATAGTATATGAGCGACGCGAAACAATGGAAGATGGAACCTTG GTAGTAGCAGTAGCTTCGCTGCCGAAGGAGATAGCTGCAGGATTGCACCCTAAGCAAAATAATGCAATCAGAGGACTATTGCTTCAGTCAGGATGGGTTGTGGAGAAGCTTGAAGATGACTCCTGTATGGTGACTTATGTTGTTCAG CTAGATCCTGCTGGATGGCTGCCCAAGTGCTTTGTGAATAGGCTCAACACAAAGCTTGTAATGATCATTGAGAACCTGAGGAAGATAGCACAAAATTGTCCAACTGGTGGGGATACATGA